The following proteins are co-located in the Nilaparvata lugens isolate BPH chromosome 14, ASM1435652v1, whole genome shotgun sequence genome:
- the LOC111057884 gene encoding gastrula zinc finger protein XlCGF57.1-like isoform X3 produces MMATVTVKKEEEEDDSSQHPAAVEDDCSQQHYLIPGYNMIFIKEEAYDEQDAEENSVRTEPEMWASNCSTSGRDYATEVGGLNEHSISPVEKCTESSVAGKKTKLYSCAHCSYKTPQFSNLKSHIRKHTGEKPFSCKFCDYKCAQLGNLKVHIRTHTGETPFSCEFCDFKTAHSNTLEAHIRTHTGETPFSCNFCEYKCAQLGNLKVHIRTHTGETPFSCEFCDFKTARSSSLKTHIRTHTGETPFSCDFCEYKCAQLGNLKRHIRTHTGETPFSCEFCDFKTAHSSALRAHIRTHTGETPISCKFCEYKCAQLGSLKRHIRTHTGETPFSCEFCDFKTARSSSLKAHIRTHTGETPFSCDFCDFKTAHSSTLKAHIRTHTGETPSAANFVISKLLVQVL; encoded by the exons ATG ATGGCGACAGTTACTGttaaaaaggaggaggaggaggatgatagcAGCCAGCATCCAGCTGCAGTGGAAGATGATTGCAGCcaacaacattatctaatccCTGGCTACAACATGATTTTCATTAAAGAGGAGGCATATG aTGAGCAGGATGCTGAAGAGAATTCAGTAAGGACCGAACCAGAGATGTGGGCTTCAAACTGCAGCACATCTGGCCGAGACTATGCAACAGAAGTGGGTGGACTGAATGAGCATTCAATCTCTCCAGTTGAAAAGTGCACTGAGTCATCTGTGGCTGGCAAAAAGACCAAGCTCTACAGCTGTGCTCACTGTAGCTATAAGACCCCACAGTTTAGTAATTTGAAGAGTCACATTCGGAAACACacaggagaaaaacctttcagctgcaaatTTTGTGATTATAAATGTGCTCAGTTAGGTAATTTGAAagtacatatcagaacacatacaggagaaacacctttcagctgcgaattTTGTGATTTCAAAACTGCTCATTCAAATACTTTGGaagcacatatcagaacacatacaggagaaactccCTTCAGCTGCaatttttgtgaatataaatGTGCCCAGTTAGGTAATTTGAAagtacatatcagaacacatacaggagaaacacctttcagctgcgaattttgtgatttcaaaactgctcgttcaagttctttgaaaacacatatcagaacacatacaggagaaactccCTTCAGCTGCGatttttgtgaatataaatGTGCCCAGTTAGGTAATTTGAAaagacatatcagaacacatacaggagaaacacctttcagctgcgaattTTGTGATTTCAAAACTGCTCATTCAAGTGCTTTGAGagcacatatcagaacacatacaggagaaactccCATCAGCTGCAAATTTTGTGAATATAAATGTGCCCAGTTAGGTAGTTTGAAaagac atatcagaacacatacaggagaaactccCTTCAGCTGCGAATTTTGTGATTTCAAAACTGCTCGTTCAAGTtctttgaaagcacatatcagaacacatacaggagaaactccCTTCAGCTGCGATTTTTGTGATTTCAAAACTGCTCATTCAAgtactttgaaagcacatattagaacacatacaggagaaacaccttcagctgcgaattttgtgatttcaaaactgctcgttcaagttctttga
- the LOC111057884 gene encoding gastrula zinc finger protein XlCGF57.1-like isoform X2 has protein sequence MATVTVKKEEEEDDSSQHPAAVEDDCSQQHYLIPGYNMIFIKEEAYDEQDAEENSVRTEPEMWASNCSTSGRDYATEVGGLNEHSISPVEKCTESSVAGKKTKLYSCAHCSYKTPQFSNLKSHIRKHTGEKPFSCKFCDYKCAQLGNLKVHIRTHTGETPFSCEFCDFKTAHSNTLEAHIRTHTGETPFSCNFCEYKCAQLGNLKVHIRTHTGETPFSCEFCDFKTARSSSLKTHIRTHTGETPFSCDFCEYKCAQLGNLKRHIRTHTGETPFSCEFCDFKTAHSSALRAHIRTHTGETPISCKFCEYKCAQLGSLKRHIRTHTGETPFSCEFCDFKTARSSSLKAHIRTHTGETPFSCEFCDFKTARSSSLKAHIRTHTGETPFSCDFCDFKTAHSSTLKAHIRTHTGETPSAANFVISKLLVQVL, from the exons ATGGCGACAGTTACTGttaaaaaggaggaggaggaggatgatagcAGCCAGCATCCAGCTGCAGTGGAAGATGATTGCAGCcaacaacattatctaatccCTGGCTACAACATGATTTTCATTAAAGAGGAGGCATATG aTGAGCAGGATGCTGAAGAGAATTCAGTAAGGACCGAACCAGAGATGTGGGCTTCAAACTGCAGCACATCTGGCCGAGACTATGCAACAGAAGTGGGTGGACTGAATGAGCATTCAATCTCTCCAGTTGAAAAGTGCACTGAGTCATCTGTGGCTGGCAAAAAGACCAAGCTCTACAGCTGTGCTCACTGTAGCTATAAGACCCCACAGTTTAGTAATTTGAAGAGTCACATTCGGAAACACacaggagaaaaacctttcagctgcaaatTTTGTGATTATAAATGTGCTCAGTTAGGTAATTTGAAagtacatatcagaacacatacaggagaaacacctttcagctgcgaattTTGTGATTTCAAAACTGCTCATTCAAATACTTTGGaagcacatatcagaacacatacaggagaaactccCTTCAGCTGCaatttttgtgaatataaatGTGCCCAGTTAGGTAATTTGAAagtacatatcagaacacatacaggagaaacacctttcagctgcgaattttgtgatttcaaaactgctcgttcaagttctttgaaaacacatatcagaacacatacaggagaaactccCTTCAGCTGCGatttttgtgaatataaatGTGCCCAGTTAGGTAATTTGAAaagacatatcagaacacatacaggagaaacacctttcagctgcgaattTTGTGATTTCAAAACTGCTCATTCAAGTGCTTTGAGagcacatatcagaacacatacaggagaaactccCATCAGCTGCAAATTTTGTGAATATAAATGTGCCCAGTTAGGTAGTTTGAAaagacatatcagaacacatacaggagaaactccCTTCAGCTGCGAATTTTGTGATTTCAAAACTGCTCGTTCAAGTtctttgaaagcacatatcagaacacatacaggagaaactccCTTCAGCTGCGAATTTTGTGATTTCAAAACTGCTCGTTCAAGTtctttgaaagcacatatcagaacacatacaggagaaactccCTTCAGCTGCGATTTTTGTGATTTCAAAACTGCTCATTCAAgtactttgaaagcacatattagaacacatacaggagaaacaccttcagctgcgaattttgtgatttcaaaactgctcgttcaagttctttga
- the LOC111057884 gene encoding gastrula zinc finger protein XlCGF17.1-like isoform X4, giving the protein MMATVTVKKEEEEDDSSQHPAAVEDDCSQQHYLIPGYNMIFIKEEAYDEQDAEENSVRTEPEMWASNCSTSGRDYATEVGGLNEHSISPVEKCTESSVAGKKTKLYSCAHCSYKTPQFSNLKSHIRKHTGEKPFSCKFCDYKCAQLGNLKVHIRTHTGETPFSCEFCDFKTAHSNTLEAHIRTHTGETPFSCNFCEYKCAQLGNLKVHIRTHTGETPFSCEFCDFKTARSSSLKAHIRTHTGETPFSCEFCDFKSADSSSMKRHIRTHTGEKPFSCNFCDFNTARSSSLKAHIRTHTGETPFSCDFCDFKTAHSNTLKAHIRTHTGETSPS; this is encoded by the exons ATG ATGGCGACAGTTACTGttaaaaaggaggaggaggaggatgatagcAGCCAGCATCCAGCTGCAGTGGAAGATGATTGCAGCcaacaacattatctaatccCTGGCTACAACATGATTTTCATTAAAGAGGAGGCATATG aTGAGCAGGATGCTGAAGAGAATTCAGTAAGGACCGAACCAGAGATGTGGGCTTCAAACTGCAGCACATCTGGCCGAGACTATGCAACAGAAGTGGGTGGACTGAATGAGCATTCAATCTCTCCAGTTGAAAAGTGCACTGAGTCATCTGTGGCTGGCAAAAAGACCAAGCTCTACAGCTGTGCTCACTGTAGCTATAAGACCCCACAGTTTAGTAATTTGAAGAGTCACATTCGGAAACACacaggagaaaaacctttcagctgcaaatTTTGTGATTATAAATGTGCTCAGTTAGGTAATTTGAAagtacatatcagaacacatacaggagaaacacctttcagctgcgaattTTGTGATTTCAAAACTGCTCATTCAAATACTTTGGaagcacatatcagaacacatacaggagaaactccCTTCAGCTGCaatttttgtgaatataaatGTGCCCAGTTAGGTAATTTGAAagtac atatcagaacacatacaggagaaacaccctTCAGCTGCGAATTTTGTGATTTCAAAACAGCTCGTTCAAGTTCTTTAAaagcacatatcagaacacatacaggagaaacacctttcagctgcgaattttgtgatttcaaatCTGCTGATTCAAGTTCTATGAAaagacatatcagaacacatacaggagaaaaacctttcagctgcaattTTTGTGATTTCAATACTGCTCGTTCAAGTTCTTTGAAggcacatatcagaacacatacaggagaaactccCTTTAGCTGCGATTTTTGTGATTTCAAAACTGCTCATTCAAatactttgaaagcacatattagaacacatacaggagaaacttCTCCTAGCTAA
- the LOC111057884 gene encoding gastrula zinc finger protein XlCGF57.1-like isoform X1 — protein MMATVTVKKEEEEDDSSQHPAAVEDDCSQQHYLIPGYNMIFIKEEAYDEQDAEENSVRTEPEMWASNCSTSGRDYATEVGGLNEHSISPVEKCTESSVAGKKTKLYSCAHCSYKTPQFSNLKSHIRKHTGEKPFSCKFCDYKCAQLGNLKVHIRTHTGETPFSCEFCDFKTAHSNTLEAHIRTHTGETPFSCNFCEYKCAQLGNLKVHIRTHTGETPFSCEFCDFKTARSSSLKTHIRTHTGETPFSCDFCEYKCAQLGNLKRHIRTHTGETPFSCEFCDFKTAHSSALRAHIRTHTGETPISCKFCEYKCAQLGSLKRHIRTHTGETPFSCEFCDFKTARSSSLKAHIRTHTGETPFSCEFCDFKTARSSSLKAHIRTHTGETPFSCDFCDFKTAHSSTLKAHIRTHTGETPSAANFVISKLLVQVL, from the exons ATG ATGGCGACAGTTACTGttaaaaaggaggaggaggaggatgatagcAGCCAGCATCCAGCTGCAGTGGAAGATGATTGCAGCcaacaacattatctaatccCTGGCTACAACATGATTTTCATTAAAGAGGAGGCATATG aTGAGCAGGATGCTGAAGAGAATTCAGTAAGGACCGAACCAGAGATGTGGGCTTCAAACTGCAGCACATCTGGCCGAGACTATGCAACAGAAGTGGGTGGACTGAATGAGCATTCAATCTCTCCAGTTGAAAAGTGCACTGAGTCATCTGTGGCTGGCAAAAAGACCAAGCTCTACAGCTGTGCTCACTGTAGCTATAAGACCCCACAGTTTAGTAATTTGAAGAGTCACATTCGGAAACACacaggagaaaaacctttcagctgcaaatTTTGTGATTATAAATGTGCTCAGTTAGGTAATTTGAAagtacatatcagaacacatacaggagaaacacctttcagctgcgaattTTGTGATTTCAAAACTGCTCATTCAAATACTTTGGaagcacatatcagaacacatacaggagaaactccCTTCAGCTGCaatttttgtgaatataaatGTGCCCAGTTAGGTAATTTGAAagtacatatcagaacacatacaggagaaacacctttcagctgcgaattttgtgatttcaaaactgctcgttcaagttctttgaaaacacatatcagaacacatacaggagaaactccCTTCAGCTGCGatttttgtgaatataaatGTGCCCAGTTAGGTAATTTGAAaagacatatcagaacacatacaggagaaacacctttcagctgcgaattTTGTGATTTCAAAACTGCTCATTCAAGTGCTTTGAGagcacatatcagaacacatacaggagaaactccCATCAGCTGCAAATTTTGTGAATATAAATGTGCCCAGTTAGGTAGTTTGAAaagacatatcagaacacatacaggagaaactccCTTCAGCTGCGAATTTTGTGATTTCAAAACTGCTCGTTCAAGTtctttgaaagcacatatcagaacacatacaggagaaactccCTTCAGCTGCGAATTTTGTGATTTCAAAACTGCTCGTTCAAGTtctttgaaagcacatatcagaacacatacaggagaaactccCTTCAGCTGCGATTTTTGTGATTTCAAAACTGCTCATTCAAgtactttgaaagcacatattagaacacatacaggagaaacaccttcagctgcgaattttgtgatttcaaaactgctcgttcaagttctttga